A portion of the Anthonomus grandis grandis chromosome 7, icAntGran1.3, whole genome shotgun sequence genome contains these proteins:
- the LOC126738488 gene encoding endocuticle structural glycoprotein ABD-4-like yields the protein MFKLTLFFALMGLSYCATVPDVVPIVAQNADSQPDGTFKWSFEAGDGTAQEQQGVPKPVDKEVVEVIQGHVTYTDPDGVKHETQYVADESGYHPQSADVPVAPAVPPAIVKALDYIAAHPPTEHSVVV from the coding sequence ATGTTCAAGCTAACCCTCTTCTTTGCCCTAATGGGGTTGAGTTATTGCGCCACGGTACCTGATGTGGTACCGATTGTTGCTCAAAACGCCGACTCGCAACCGGACGGCACTTTCAAGTGGAGTTTCGAGGCTGGAGACGGTACCGCGCAGGAGCAACAGGGCGTCCCGAAACCGGTGGACAAGGAGGTGGTCGAGGTGATCCAGGGTCACGTCACCTACACCGATCCCGACGGTGTCAAGCACGAGACTCAGTATGTGGCCGACGAGAGCGGGTACCATCCGCAGAGCGCCGACGTACCGGTTGCACCGGCCGTACCACCGGCGATCGTTAAGGCTCTGGATTATATCGCGGCCCATCCGCCCAC